In Candidatus Uhrbacteria bacterium CG10_big_fil_rev_8_21_14_0_10_50_16, the genomic window AGCAGACTATGGTTTGCTCGTTTTTGTTTTAAAAAGGATCAACACAGAAGGTAGATTCACGCCCGTTGATTCAAGCGGTTGAATGAGGTAAAATCCTCCCATGCAACCCTCAGATTTTGTTCATCTTCACACGCATTCCTATTACTCATTACTTGGCGCTCTTCCAGGACCAGACGCTCTGGTGAAGCGTATTAAGGCGCAGGGTGGGAATGCTCTTGCTATTACCGATAACGACGCACTTTATGGCGCCGTCGATTTTTATCAAAATGCACAGGCAAACGATGTTCAGCCAATTATTGGAGTGGATGTACACGTGGCACCAAACGGGCGTCATCAAAAACGTGCGCGCGTGGATAAACATTCCTGGCGATTTGTGTTGCTCGCGGAGACACTCGAGGGGTATGAACATCTATTAAAATTGACGAGTCAAAGTTACTTGGAGGGGTTCTACTACACCCCGCGTGTGGATGATGAGCTGCTACAAGAGATGCACGGTGGTCTTATCGGATTGTCCGGTGGTATGGGAGGGGAGATCCCAACGCTTCTAAAACAAGGGGACCGAGACAAGGCATATGCAGCGGCAAAACGGTATGCGGATTTGTTTGGGCCGGATGGCTTTTATATTGAGGTGGTCTATCGGCCGGACGATGGCGATCAAGAAAAGGTTAACGGATTGTTGATTGAGTTGGCGCAAGATCTGGGGCTCCCGCTCGTGGCAACATCCAACAGTTTTTATTTGAATGCAGATGATCACGAGGGATGGGAGGCGATGTTGTGTATTCAAAAAGGTCAGACGTTGGAGGAATACAGACGCATGTCGGGAGTGGATATTAACCTACAGCTTGCGGATCCAGAAAAGATCATCGAGGCGTTTAAACACGTTCCGGAGGCCATTGTTAATACGCGCAAGATCGCGGACCGTTGTAAGGTGACGATCGATTTAGGAAATAACTACTTGCCACATTTTGAAGTGCCTGGTGGAAAGAACGATAGTGATTATTTGCGGGAGCTCTGTGAAATTGGACTTGGGGAGCGCTATGGAGAACGAACGGAGGAGATTAACGAGCGTTTTGAATTTGAACTTACGACCATTAATAAAATGGGATTCGCATCGTACTTTTTGATTGTGCATGATTTTGTTTCCTACGCAAAAAAGAAGGGTATTTTAGTGGGGCCGGGGCGTGGATCTGCGGCGGGATCAATCATTGCCTATGTGCTACAAATCACGGATGTAGATCCGATTAAATACGATTTGCTGTTTGAGCGATTTTTGAACCCGGATCGTATTTCGATGCCGGATATCGACTTGGACTTTGCCGATTCCAGGCGGGGAGAGGTGTTGGAGTATGTGCGAGATAAATATGGTGCAGACCACGTGGCGGGTATTGTAACGTTTGGAAAAATGATGCCAAAGGCGGCTGTGCGAGACGCGGCGCGCGTGCTGGGACTCACGTTCCCCGAGGCGGATCGGATTTCTAAACTCATGCCAAACCCGGTGCAGGGCCGCTACATGCCAATTGCCGATGCCGTTAAGAATCACATTGAATTGCGCAACGACTATCAAGTGGATCACATGACCAAACGTGTGGTGGATTTGGCGGCAAAGATTGAGGGGGCGCCGCGACACACGTCACAACATGCGTGTGGCATTGTGATTAGTCGTAAGCCTCTTGTAGAGTATGTGCCGATTCAGGCGTCGCAACACGAGGATTTGGATTATGTGAGTATGTATTCTCTGGGGCCTGTGGAGGCCGCCGGTTTGGTAAAGATGGACTTTTTGGGGCTGTCCAACCTTACGATTATTGAGCAGGCATTGGAGATTATTGAGGGTGTCCACGGAGTAATTGTGGATATTGAGCACCTGCCGTTAGATGATGCAAAAACGTATGAGTTGCTAGCCCGCGGAGAAACGACGGGTGTGTTTCAATTGGAGTCGGAGGGGATGAGGCGGTACTTGATTGAGCTTGTTCCAACACAGTTTGAAGACATTATGGCGATGTGCGCGCTCTATCGACCGGGGCCGTTATCTGCCGGGATGGTGCCGCAATATATCAATCGAAAGCATGGGCGTGAGAAGGTAGTATATGACCACCCACTCATGGAAAAGATCCTCAAGGAGACATACGGGGTGACTATCTATCAGGAGCAGATCATGAGAATCTCGCGCGCGCTTGCCGGGTTTACGGGAGGTGAGGCAGACACGCTGCGTAAAGCCATGGGAAAAAAGAAACGCGATGTGCTGGAGAAGATGAAGGCGTTGTTTGTGGAGGGGTGTCGCAAAAATGGTGTCGCCATTAAAACAGCTAACAAGATTTGGCACGACTGGGAGGGATTTGCCGACTACGCGTTCAATAAATCGCACACCGCCTGTTATGGCATGATCGCCTACAGAACGGCGTATTTAAAGGCGCATTACCCGTCGGAGTTTATGGCGGCGGTCATGAACTCGGATGCCGGGAACGTGGACCGTATGAATATTGAGGTACAGGAATGTCAGCGTATGGGGATTAAGGTTTTGCCACCAGACGTTAACGAATCGTATAAGGGATTTGGTGTGGTGGGTGAGGATCGGAAAATTCGATGGGGATTGGTGGCGATTAAAAATGTGGGAGAGGATATCGCGGCGGTGATTGTGCAGGAGCGTAAGGAGCACGGAGACTACAAAGATTTAAGTGATTTTATTACGCGCTTGCATTCACGAAATTTTAATCGCAAGTCGCTGGAGGCATTGATCATGGCGGGTGCGCTGGATCGCTACGGAGACCGTGGCGTGTTATTGGCCAATCTTGATCGCATGCTGCGGTTTAATAAAAAAGTTCAGCAAGACAGGGAACGTTCGCAGGGAACGTTGTTTGATGTGGCGCCAGATATGGAAGTGAATCAATTGCTATTGTCGCCCGCCCCCGAGGTAGCCCGGTCCACGCGGTTGGAATGGGAACGTGAGTTGTTGGGTATTTATGTAAGTGAGCATCCCTACACGGCTTACGCAGAAGCATTGAAATCCTATGTTGTTCAACTATGTGACATTGAACACAAAAATGATAAGGACCCCGTAAAGGTAGCAGGGGTTGTGTCGGTGATAAGAGAGATTCTCACAAAGAAGGGAGATGCTATGGCGTTTGTTCGGGTTGCCAATGGCGAGAGCGATATAGAAATTGTCGTGTTTCCTAGAACATTTGCACAACATAAGGAACATATTGTAGAAGGAAGACTCGTGGTGGTTTTGGGAAAAGTTTCGGAACGGGAGGGACAGTCCAAATCTGTGATCGCAGACAGTGTGGCGTGTTTTGCCGAGGACGATGTGCAGGGAGTCGTGAATATGATGCACGACGGCATGTGGGTGGCGGAGGACGTGCATGAGAGCGTTATGAAACAGCGGAAGGAAAGCCGGCCAAAGGAAGCGAGCGTGATAATTGATCTTGTGCAGGCCCCGACGGAGGATCAAATTAATGGGTTACGATCGCTGTTTCAGCAAAAGCCAGGGCCTGTTCCGGTACACTTTTCTGTGGAGGCGGGCGGCCAGAAACAGCGTATCCAAACCGAGTACAGTATCTCCCCTACAAACGCGATTGTGGATGCGATTGGTGTGATTGTGGGAAAGGGGAATGTGCGTGTGGTAGAACCGGAGAAAATGGGATAAACTGTAGGTGATGCAATGGTTTACTCTTATTGATCCTCTCTCAGGTTCCCTCCGCGTGTCCTCACGAGTACGCCAGTAAGACCCCGGCAAAAACGTAGCCTTCCTGATGGCGCACGCAGTACAGACACAATGTTTTTTGCCTACTTTTTGGCGAAACAAAAAGTAGGGGGAGAATAAAATAATGATATGTTGTTTTTATCTCGATAAATTCTATGTCCTTCAAATCAAAACCGCTCAAAAAAACTCCAAAAAAAAACGTACCTGTATTGCCGTCCGTACGATTGTATCGCAGAATCGCGGCAGGATTTTTAAGCGTCACGGCTATTTTGCTTATTGTGGTTCTCTATCTTGCAACCGTGCAGGCAACCATCCACGTTAAGACACAAGAAGAAGCCGTGTCGCGTGAGTTTGTGGTACGAGTTGCCACGGAGCCTCAGGCAAGTGAGGATGTTCCAGGTGCCGTGTTTGTGGTTACCAAGGAAGAGTCGCGTACATTTGAGACGGAGGGTGAGGGCGAGGAGATGCCTGCAAAAGCAAATGGGATTGTAACGATCTTTAACGACTCATCTATCTCGCAGCCGCTCATTGCAACCACGCGATTGCTGAGTGAGACGGGTGTGTTGTTCCGCATTGTTGAGGGTGTAACGGTGCCGGCCAATGGATCTGTACAGGTGGAGGCGCGTGCAGATTTGGAAGGAAAAGATGGCGAGATTGGACCATCCCGATTTACCATCCCAGGATTGAACGCGGCAAAGCAGGAGGTGATCTACGCCACGAGTGAACAGGCTATGACCGGTGGATCGGTTTTACGTAAAGAAATTACGTTAGAAGATTTAGACAAAGCACAGACGACCCTTGCCGATGAACTAGAGACCGAGTTGGACACACAGTGGCGGGAGCAGATTTCCGGTCAATTGGATGGTGTCACCATCCTGCGTGAGGTACTGGACAAGCGATCAGACACGGAGCCGGGCAATGAGGTGGGGACGTTTACCATCTCAACGATCATTCGTTTTACGGGAATCTATTATGACTCACTGCGATTGCAACAGATTGCCGAACTTAAACTTCAAGAGCATGTCCCAAGCGGGCAGGTGTTGACGCATGTGAATACGGAAGAGATGGTGGTGGCCCACAATCGACACGATGCAGATAACGGTACCGCACATTTTGATGTAACGGTGCCGGGCGTTGCGGTGCTTAAGGCAACGGCGGATATTTTGAATAAAGAGAATCTCATTGGACTGACGGCCGCTGAGGCAGAGTCATTTTTGGAGAAGAACGAGACGATTCGTGATGCGCAAGTAGAACTAAAGCCATTTTGGGTGCACAAAATTCCAAAACTCAAAGATCATATTACGATCGATATTTTGCAGGAGTAGTATGTCTTGTGCGTTGTGTGATACTCGGATGCAGAAAGGATCACAAATTGTTTGTGAGACGGATTTGGTTTTTGTGATGGTTAATTTTGAACCGGTAAAAGATCCACACGTTATGGTGCTTCCAAAACGATGCCTTTCTGATATGCGGCTACTCAGTTTGGAAGAATCGTTTGCTTTGTTTCAGATGTGTGATCGAATCATGGACGGGATGGAGCGTGAGTTGGACGAATCGCCCATGATGATGGTAAACGGTGTCGGATTTAGGACGCAACCGCAGCACCTCCATATTCATATTTTACCGAGTAAATATCCGCTGCGAGGTTTATTGGTGGCAAGCGAAAATAGACCTGAGCGAAGACGTGCCACAAATGAGGAGCTTGTAAACATGGCTGATCGTGTAAAACGATTTATCTAATGCATATGCCGGGTGAGTACGCATCGTTTTTTGTTGGGGTGAACACGTTTGTTGTACGAGATAATCGATTACTTTTGGAAAACGAAAAAACGTATATGGGAGTGGAACATGGGCATTGCCGGGTGGTCATTTGGAGCCGGGAGAGCGATTAGAAGATGCGGCCGCGCGTGAGTTATTGGAGGAAACGGGTCTTGCTGCTGTTGATTGTCATTTTGTTAATTTGGTGAACGATAGGCGATCAAATCAACATTATATTCAGATTGGGTTTGTAACGGAGAAAACGCTCGGCGAGCCTGTTGTGTGAGCCGGATAGATGTGAGGTATGGAAATGGTTTGCGCTCGATGCTCTGCCATCCGAAATCTTTCCACCGCATATTGTGCAGATTCAATTGTTTAGAGAGAAGAAAACGTTAGGTGATGATTAAAGCGACAACAAGTAAATAAAAACACGCAGCCCCGAACCAGTTGGTCGGGGCTGACGTCGTTTTGGATTTCTGCACTTGAAACGTGTGCAGAGACGTGCGCCCTCTACCATGGGGGAGAGCTATTTCGTCCCGTCGTTGCGGGGGTCCCATCCGGGGATATCCTCGGGCTGGACTCGGTCCAGCCTCACCAAGGGCTCCCCCTTGAGCGCACGCGTCATCATGACCACGCACGCCAGGACTCGCGGGACGTACACCCGTGGCTTCATACCGCCGGTGTAGGCGAGCCACGGACGCAGGTCCGTGACGCTGGGGAGGCGCTTTCCGCGCTTCCACCCGGCCTCACGAGCGTCCCGGCGGACGCCTCCCACCCCCTCGTTGTAGGCGAGGAGGCCATGGGCGCGACTGCCGAGCCTGCGCTCATAGTCGTCCAGCACCATGATCCCCACGAGCATGTTGTGCTCGGGGTTGGTCTTGTGTTCCATCGCCGTCATTGGCAGATGGAGCATGATGGCGGCCGGCCGCACGTGCCGGCTCACGCTGATGTTGGTGAGCTGCATCCAGCCGCGACCGCCCATGCGGTCCTTGGCGGCCATGTTGCAGCCCTCACTCTCATGCAGGGCGATGCCTGCAATGAGAGCGGCCGGGTAGAGCGTCATGCTCTCGGCCCGGCGGAACATCTCCATCTGCTGGAGGCAGCGCTCCGCGCCGGTCCTCCACGCCCCGTTTCCCACGTACGTGTTGTATTCCTCCAGTACGTGGGGGAGGATGTCTTTGCTAAATCCGCGGAGCTTGCTACGCTCCGCCCGCACCACCGCCACGTGACGCGGCTCGGTCGGGTTGACCACGGGGACGCGGATGTCCTCCATGGTGTCGCCCGACCAGTTGATGATCCTGGGTGTGGCCAGGATCGTGCCGCCGGCCACCATCGCCCATGCGGCGCCGGCGATCATACCGCGACGGAAGTCCGGAGACCTCCGCGCGGCGCTCCGTGTGGCGACCACGGTGTGGGACCAGGTCCACGACACCGCGATCACCAATCCGTATACGCCCAACTTGCTCATCCGCCAGGCGAACGAGCCGAAGCGCTG contains:
- a CDS encoding DNA polymerase III subunit alpha; this translates as MQPSDFVHLHTHSYYSLLGALPGPDALVKRIKAQGGNALAITDNDALYGAVDFYQNAQANDVQPIIGVDVHVAPNGRHQKRARVDKHSWRFVLLAETLEGYEHLLKLTSQSYLEGFYYTPRVDDELLQEMHGGLIGLSGGMGGEIPTLLKQGDRDKAYAAAKRYADLFGPDGFYIEVVYRPDDGDQEKVNGLLIELAQDLGLPLVATSNSFYLNADDHEGWEAMLCIQKGQTLEEYRRMSGVDINLQLADPEKIIEAFKHVPEAIVNTRKIADRCKVTIDLGNNYLPHFEVPGGKNDSDYLRELCEIGLGERYGERTEEINERFEFELTTINKMGFASYFLIVHDFVSYAKKKGILVGPGRGSAAGSIIAYVLQITDVDPIKYDLLFERFLNPDRISMPDIDLDFADSRRGEVLEYVRDKYGADHVAGIVTFGKMMPKAAVRDAARVLGLTFPEADRISKLMPNPVQGRYMPIADAVKNHIELRNDYQVDHMTKRVVDLAAKIEGAPRHTSQHACGIVISRKPLVEYVPIQASQHEDLDYVSMYSLGPVEAAGLVKMDFLGLSNLTIIEQALEIIEGVHGVIVDIEHLPLDDAKTYELLARGETTGVFQLESEGMRRYLIELVPTQFEDIMAMCALYRPGPLSAGMVPQYINRKHGREKVVYDHPLMEKILKETYGVTIYQEQIMRISRALAGFTGGEADTLRKAMGKKKRDVLEKMKALFVEGCRKNGVAIKTANKIWHDWEGFADYAFNKSHTACYGMIAYRTAYLKAHYPSEFMAAVMNSDAGNVDRMNIEVQECQRMGIKVLPPDVNESYKGFGVVGEDRKIRWGLVAIKNVGEDIAAVIVQERKEHGDYKDLSDFITRLHSRNFNRKSLEALIMAGALDRYGDRGVLLANLDRMLRFNKKVQQDRERSQGTLFDVAPDMEVNQLLLSPAPEVARSTRLEWERELLGIYVSEHPYTAYAEALKSYVVQLCDIEHKNDKDPVKVAGVVSVIREILTKKGDAMAFVRVANGESDIEIVVFPRTFAQHKEHIVEGRLVVVLGKVSEREGQSKSVIADSVACFAEDDVQGVVNMMHDGMWVAEDVHESVMKQRKESRPKEASVIIDLVQAPTEDQINGLRSLFQQKPGPVPVHFSVEAGGQKQRIQTEYSISPTNAIVDAIGVIVGKGNVRVVEPEKMG